In Candidatus Cohnella colombiensis, one DNA window encodes the following:
- a CDS encoding aspartate kinase yields the protein MSLIVMKFGGSSVGTTERMGRVAQRIIDKKLQGHKVIVVVSAMGDTTDDLIDKANEINEKPPAREMDMLLTTGEQISVALLSMAIHKLGHEAKSYTGWQAGIVTEDVHSKARISDISPDRIFNALEEGNIVIVAGFQGMTDRGEITTLGRGGSDTTAVALAAAIKADVCEIYTDVDGIYSTDPRVVKCARKLPAISYDEMLELAHLGAAVLHPRAVEYAKHYNVNLVVRSSFTNNEGTLVKEEAEMEQGVVVRGIAFDKNVARISVLGVDDTPGVLAKMFGALADNEIDVDIIVQNGVQDGKADFSFTVSSSDRARAFDVLASIKSSVPYRETTFEEDLVKVSIVGAGMVSNPGVAAKMFKAISDIGVNIIMVSTSEIKLSCVIASDPLTDVVRALHTAYGLDSSDTAFVGGPSDRR from the coding sequence GTGTCATTGATCGTGATGAAGTTCGGCGGTAGCTCTGTCGGAACGACGGAACGAATGGGGCGTGTGGCGCAGCGGATCATCGACAAAAAGCTGCAGGGCCACAAAGTAATCGTCGTTGTGTCTGCGATGGGCGATACAACCGATGATTTGATTGACAAGGCGAATGAAATTAACGAAAAGCCGCCTGCTCGTGAGATGGATATGCTGCTAACGACTGGAGAGCAAATCTCCGTTGCATTGTTGTCAATGGCGATTCATAAGCTTGGCCATGAGGCGAAGTCTTATACGGGTTGGCAAGCAGGCATCGTTACAGAGGATGTCCACAGTAAGGCGCGCATTAGCGATATTTCTCCAGATCGGATTTTTAATGCGTTGGAGGAAGGTAACATTGTAATTGTAGCAGGCTTCCAGGGAATGACAGATCGTGGAGAAATTACGACGCTCGGTCGTGGAGGCTCCGATACGACGGCAGTTGCACTCGCAGCAGCGATAAAGGCCGATGTTTGTGAAATTTACACAGACGTAGACGGGATTTATTCGACAGATCCTCGTGTTGTGAAGTGCGCGCGAAAGCTACCTGCAATATCGTATGATGAAATGCTGGAGCTTGCTCACTTGGGTGCGGCAGTTCTTCATCCGCGTGCGGTTGAGTATGCGAAGCATTACAATGTAAATTTGGTCGTGCGTTCGAGCTTTACGAACAATGAAGGTACGTTGGTGAAGGAGGAAGCGGAAATGGAGCAAGGCGTTGTTGTACGAGGAATAGCATTTGATAAGAATGTCGCTCGAATTAGCGTGTTGGGAGTCGACGATACACCAGGCGTATTAGCAAAGATGTTCGGAGCATTGGCCGATAACGAAATTGATGTTGATATTATTGTGCAAAATGGTGTGCAAGACGGTAAAGCAGACTTCTCATTCACAGTTTCCTCTTCGGATCGTGCACGCGCATTCGATGTGCTTGCTTCGATTAAGTCTTCTGTTCCGTATCGCGAAACGACTTTTGAGGAAGATTTAGTGAAAGTGTCGATCGTTGGAGCAGGTATGGTGTCGAATCCTGGTGTCGCAGCGAAAATGTTCAAAGCGATCTCAGATATCGGAGTTAACATCATCATGGTCAGTACGTCTGAAATTAAGCTGAGCTGTGTGATTGCTTCCGATCCGTTAACTGATGTCGTTCGTGCGCTTCATACAGCATACGGACTCGACTCATCAGATACAGCCTTCGTTGGTGGTCCATCAGATCGTCGCTAA
- the efp gene encoding elongation factor P: protein MISVNDFKTGLSIEVDGDIFSVTDFQHVKPGKGAAFVRSKLKNLRNGNVVEKTFRAGETVARAQIENRAVQYLYNSGSDYTFMDNETFDQFELTKKQLEWEVNFLIENMTVNISNYKGEIIGINIPNSVDLKVVETEPGIKGNTATGATKSAKLETGYSVQVPLFINEGDVLSIDTRDGKYLSRA from the coding sequence GTGATTTCTGTAAACGACTTTAAGACAGGCTTGTCCATCGAAGTAGACGGAGATATTTTCTCTGTAACTGACTTCCAGCACGTAAAACCGGGTAAAGGTGCGGCATTCGTTCGTTCCAAGCTCAAAAATCTTCGCAATGGCAACGTTGTTGAAAAAACTTTCCGTGCAGGTGAAACTGTTGCACGCGCACAGATCGAGAACCGTGCAGTACAATATTTGTACAATTCAGGTTCGGACTATACGTTCATGGACAATGAAACATTCGATCAGTTCGAGTTGACTAAGAAGCAATTGGAGTGGGAAGTGAACTTCCTCATCGAGAACATGACGGTTAATATCTCGAACTACAAAGGCGAAATTATCGGGATCAATATTCCGAACAGTGTAGACCTGAAGGTTGTTGAGACAGAGCCGGGCATTAAAGGAAACACGGCTACTGGTGCAACGAAATCCGCGAAGCTTGAAACGGGATATAGTGTACAAGTTCCTCTTTTCATCAACGAAGGTGATGTATTGTCAATCGATACACGCGATGGTAAATACTTGTCCCGCGCTTAA
- a CDS encoding Xaa-Pro peptidase family protein, which yields MQNSRVEKLREWLATANGDALLVTNAVNRRYLTGFTGSSGVVLITLDHAVLLTDFRYREQAPKQAIGFEIVEHGVQINANVAELLQQWGVRTLLFEEQDVTFAAYTTLKLAMGDIQIQPSGGIVEQLRMVKDAGELAIMQAAADIADKAFEHILGYIKPGVTEVAVALELEVFMRSQGATSSSFDTIVASGERSALPHGVASDRVIGRDEFVKLDYGAYYQGYCSDITRTIVVGNPTDKHREIYSIVLEAQQYALDHLVPGMTGKEGDALTRDIITRYGYGECFGHGTGHGLGMEVHEAPRLSLSGDIVLTPGMTVTVEPGIYLPGFGGVRIEDDIVMTEQGIHILTRSPKQLISLN from the coding sequence ATGCAGAACAGTCGAGTGGAAAAGCTTCGTGAGTGGTTAGCAACAGCGAATGGAGATGCATTGCTAGTCACAAACGCGGTGAATCGTCGTTATTTGACAGGTTTTACGGGATCATCGGGTGTTGTACTTATTACATTAGATCATGCAGTATTACTTACAGATTTCCGTTATCGTGAGCAAGCGCCTAAGCAAGCAATCGGCTTCGAGATTGTTGAACATGGTGTACAGATAAATGCGAATGTAGCTGAGCTTCTTCAACAATGGGGCGTACGAACTCTGCTGTTCGAAGAGCAGGACGTGACTTTCGCAGCATATACGACGCTAAAATTAGCGATGGGAGACATCCAGATCCAGCCATCTGGTGGCATAGTAGAACAATTACGGATGGTGAAGGATGCAGGTGAGCTTGCGATTATGCAGGCAGCTGCAGATATCGCAGACAAAGCTTTTGAACACATTCTAGGGTATATTAAGCCAGGTGTTACAGAAGTTGCGGTTGCACTCGAGCTTGAAGTGTTCATGCGCAGTCAAGGGGCGACAAGTTCTTCGTTCGATACGATCGTTGCCTCAGGTGAAAGATCAGCATTGCCACATGGTGTTGCCAGTGACCGAGTAATCGGTCGCGATGAATTTGTAAAGCTTGATTATGGTGCATATTATCAGGGCTATTGCTCAGATATTACGCGGACAATCGTTGTTGGTAATCCGACCGATAAACACCGCGAAATATATAGCATCGTACTGGAAGCACAGCAATATGCACTTGACCATCTTGTTCCGGGAATGACAGGAAAAGAGGGTGATGCCTTGACGCGGGATATCATCACAAGGTATGGTTATGGTGAATGTTTTGGTCATGGGACAGGCCATGGTCTCGGAATGGAAGTTCATGAGGCACCGCGGTTATCTTTGTCCGGTGACATCGTTTTAACCCCTGGCATGACGGTTACAGTTGAACCTGGTATTTATCTCCCCGGCTTCGGAGGCGTAAGAATCGAGGATGACATTGTAATGACAGAGCAAGGGATCCACATTCTTACCCGCTCGCCTAAACAACTTATCTCATTAAATTAG